A window of the Microvirga terrae genome harbors these coding sequences:
- a CDS encoding winged helix-turn-helix domain-containing protein — protein sequence MRILIIEDDKEAASYLVKAFREAGHVADHAADGLDGYAMAEEGDYDVLVVDRMLPKLDGLSLIRSLREQRVETPVLILSALGQVDDRVKGLRAGGDDYLPKPYAFSELLARVEVLSRRRSAAPSTEPTVYRVADLELDRLSHRVTRSGQEIVLQPREFRLLEYLMKNANQVVTRTMLLEHVWDYHFDPQTNVIDVHVSRLRAKIDKGFDKPLIHTIRGAGYMVRVGQEGDEE from the coding sequence ATGCGGATTCTCATCATCGAGGACGACAAAGAGGCGGCGTCCTACCTGGTCAAGGCGTTCCGGGAAGCGGGCCACGTGGCGGATCACGCCGCCGACGGGCTCGACGGCTACGCGATGGCCGAGGAGGGCGATTACGACGTGCTCGTGGTCGACCGCATGCTGCCCAAGCTCGACGGCCTGTCCCTGATCCGGTCCCTGCGCGAGCAGCGGGTCGAGACGCCGGTCCTCATCCTGTCCGCCCTGGGCCAGGTCGACGACCGGGTGAAGGGCCTGCGCGCCGGCGGCGACGATTACCTGCCCAAGCCCTATGCCTTCTCCGAGCTTCTGGCCCGCGTCGAGGTTCTCTCGCGCCGCCGCAGCGCGGCCCCCAGCACCGAGCCTACGGTCTATCGCGTCGCCGATCTCGAGCTCGACCGCCTGTCCCATCGGGTGACGCGCTCCGGCCAGGAGATCGTGCTGCAGCCGCGCGAGTTCAGGCTGCTCGAATATCTCATGAAGAACGCCAACCAGGTGGTCACCCGCACCATGCTGCTGGAGCACGTGTGGGACTATCACTTCGACCCGCAGACGAACGTCATCGACGTGCACGTCTCGCGCCTGCGCGCCAAGATCGACAAGGGCTTCGACAAGCCCCTGATCCACACCATCCGCGGGGCGGGCTACATGGTGCGCGTCGGCCAGGAGGGCGACGAGGAATGA